A single window of Colletes latitarsis isolate SP2378_abdomen chromosome 11, iyColLati1, whole genome shotgun sequence DNA harbors:
- the LOC143348579 gene encoding uncharacterized protein CG7065-like → MQNFDDLDIEGRNPTHLSEAGKEKEEFDRKRLMRSSVTAEDGTLRPVYSETEDGDIWCHICNIALFGAHKLLNHNMCNRHKMKLDEWPYPVLLWSKRSDIVKTTPPAQSTTIGDSLAPGEPVPPGMEDQITRTTTIQTSLDRHRSSPLVGLEYLLELVDNDSCEPSYTCVLCDKRGDPRTVMAHITSYNHRITYLNRHFPTISRAITELPRTPNYKRGANEISVLVAKKIEERFGRLQPQLVDKNQFEKNKMQYIKRVYHDYHFRETPELTFMDVYDVRWVTDFEEKMAEIAGNSGVKKDCQPTDEKPDDKHKSEDKKHEKSSPKKTESKSETTKSGFKIRIFTRDKLNIRKPLDKEEEPVKKSPKRPSDETKSLSSLSSISSSPSPSRSRSRSPIRSRKTNSIDKGGKYRVKPRYSRDRTRSHTRSHSRSPEPLRERDKWDKYREQIRRAEETLDRALKFHEKNPEKHPSYPAEWKKFWNRRYKELQAEGKDPSKHDFKPEWIEFWNKRMREIHNEQLQQRKEEIRKRLELPEDKPPEKWIPPNRRDRSPPKRSRHRVESDDEVEYVGTKTIKTEYYDHHDMRDRDYAYSSYMRGRGGMYRSSYYPRGVPRTRSIHYATPYPVKEKSPSPIPDEVLTEDLEVVGLLRLLTALEGQLGSLGPKIVSLLSKALAAEKAKPNSAEELLYDEEVSVLFETVKEKLKGQLFAGMIEKMAITPTKSAIQNIAQLLHKAAESKKKMEEEKKKKRELEAAKSASYIPRTVYARPVEVIAPAIKSEPVSVPGVGTVDKMAIAQQIAAALVAQGRSNVSQEELETLINAVVGMAEASKNSDRPVTTADFVKGLARGNNSLAQTTTSSPATSTIDTVERQTSKMESLSDTDLKSLLQNFKDLSTQEQHGLINFLKKLEVTDPVRVEKLRAFVNLGTTSLIASTPKTKSPTPDKVETTIKSSRSISPFSVRKVNQNPIEEEDKWKPKIDMFANDDEEEQQTKTDNDDKQKTKLELSDDDDDYTFEDIYKAADKNVIENEKAKKKSRAFSKSASNSPRSWTRSRSRSRSRSPVRSKDLTKTNDPNAILNETKRLIANIMGDLPNKYVPKSHLGTENIEHNISKPLDQMSNTSTTAVSNFYNQGYVPNTQQPCSRPQGPPLSYPSISNQQFQNYPQQVYSGNQGYMDNGYNYQGYSGLANQGQYSGPSMASNQYPNQQNYGGSPYGGPPAGHSSSYSQQQPQQQYGNYVQQQRFY, encoded by the exons ATGCAGAATTTTGACGATCTTGATATAGAAGGTCGTAATCCTACTCATTTATCGGAAGCAGGCAAAGAGAAG GAAGAGTTTGATCGAAAGCGTTTAATGAGGAGCAGCGTCACTGCCGAAGATGGCACGCTTAGACCCGTGTATTCGGAAACTGAAGATGGCGATATATGGTGTCATATATGTAACATAGCTCTGTTTGGAGCCCATAAATTACTAAATCATAACATGTGTAATCGTCACAAAATGAAATTAGACGAATGGCCATATCCAGTTTTATTATGGTCCAAACGATCAGATATTGTAAAAACAACTCCACCTGCACAGTCGACCACCATTGGTGATAGTCTAGCACCTGGAGAACCAGTACCACCTGGTATGGAGGACCAAATAACAAGAACAACAACTATTCAAACGAGTCTCGATCGACATAGAAGTTCTCCGCTCGTTGGTCTCGAATATCTACTTGAACTAGTGGATAATGATTCCTGTGAACCCAGTTATACGTGCGTTTTATGTGATAAACGGGGTGATCCTCGTACTGTCATGGCTCATATAACCAGTTATAATCATAGAATAACGTATCTAAACAGACATTTTCCAACTATATCGCGAGCTATTACGGAATTACCGCGTACTCCCAATTATAAACGCGGAGCTAATGAAATATCGGTGTTAGTGGCTAAGAAGATCGAAGAACGATTTGGAAGATTACAACCTCAGTTGGTAGACAAGAATCAATTTGAAAAGAACAAAATGCAGTATATCAAGAGAGTCTATCATGATTATCATTTTAG GGAAACGCCAGAGTTAACATTTATGGATGTTTACGATGTGCGATGGGTAACAGACTTTGAAGAAAAGATGGCTGAAATCGCTGGTAACAGTGGTGTAAAGAAAG ATTGTCAACCTACCGATGAGAAACCAGATGATAAACATAAAAGTGAAGACAAGAAACATGAAAAATCATCACCGAAGAAAACAGAGTCCAAATCAGAGACTACAAAATC GGGATTCAAGATTCGTATTTTTACAAGGGATAAATTAAATATCCGTAAACCGTTAGACAAAGAGGAAGAGCCCGTGAAAAAATCTCCCAAACGTCCCTCCGACGAAACCAAGTCCCTCTCGTCGCTTTCAAGTATATCGAGTAGTCCGTCGCCGTCGCGTTCAAGGTCGCGGTCGCCGATTCGTAGTCGTAAAACCAATTCGATAGACAAAGGCGGGAAGTATCGCGTCAAACCGCGATACTCGCGGGATCGGACACGATCGCACACGCGTTCGCATTCGCGTTCGCCGGAACCGCTCAGAGAACGAGATAAATGGGACAAATATCGCGAGCAGATCAGACGCGCCGAAGAGACGCTCGATCGCGCGTTAAAGTTTCACGAGAAGAACCCGGAGAAGCATCCGTCTTACCCCGCCGAGTGGAAAAAATTTTGGAACAGGCGTTACAAGGAGTTGCAAGCCGAGGGCAAGGATCCCAGTAAACACGATTTCAAGCCCGAATGGATCGAGTTCTGGAACAAACGAATGCGCGAAATCCATAACGAGCAATTGCAACAACGGAAAGAGGAGATCAGAAAACGATTGGAATTGCCGGAGGATAAGCCGCCGGAGAAATGGATCCCGCCAAACAGGCGCGACAGATCGCCCCCGAAAAGGAGTCGACATCGCGTGGAAAGCGACGACGAGGTCGAGTACGTCGGTACGAAAACCATTAAAACGGAATATTACGATCATCACGATATGAGGGACCGCGATTACGCGTACTCTTCGTACATGCGTGGTAGGGGAGGCATGTATAGAAGCAGTTACTACCCGCGAGGCGTTCCGCGTACAAGATCGATACATTACGCGACACCCTACCCGGTGAAAGAAAAGTCTCCGAGCCCCATACCGGACGAAGTATTAACCGAAGATTTAGAAGTGGTCGGATTATTGAGATTACTCACGGCACTGGAGGGTCAACTGGGCTCCCTCGGGCCGAAGATAGTATCTCTTCTTTCGAAAGCGTTGGCAGCGGAAAAAGCGAAACCAAACTCCGCGGAGGAATTACTGTACGACGAAGAGGTGAGCGTTCTCTTCGAGACGGTGAAGGAGAAACTTAAAGGTCAGCTGTTCGCTGGCATGATAGAGAAAATGGCCATAACGCCGACGAAGTCCGCGATACAGAATATCGCTCAGCTGTTGCACAAAGCAGCGGAGAGCAAAAAGAAAATGGAagaggagaaaaagaaaaaacgagAGTTAGAAGCCGCCAAGTCTGCGAGTTATATCCCAAGGACGGTTTACGCGAGGCCGGTAGAGGTTATTGCGCCCGCGATAAAATCCGAACCCGTTAGCGTGCCTGGCGTAGGCACTGTAGATAAGATGGCTATAGCTCAACAAATAGCAGCTGCTTTGGTAGCGCAAGGTAGATCGAACGTTTCCCAAGAAGAGTTGGAAACTCTTATTAACGCTGTTGTTGGGATGGCCGAGGCGTCGAAAAATTCCGATCGGCCAGTAACCACGGCAGATTTCGTTAAAGGGTTGGCAAGGGGTAACAATTCCCTCGCTCAAACTACGACCTCCTCGCCTGCAACGTCAACGATAGATACCGTTGAACGACAAACTTCTAAAATGGAAAGTTTATCGGACACGGACTTGAAGTCGCTTCTACAGAATTTTAAGGACTTGAGCACCCAGGAGCAACACGGTCTCattaatttcttaaaaaaattGGAAGTGACCGATCCGGTTCGAGTTGAAAAATTGAGAGCCTTCGTTAACTTGGGTACGACGTCGTTGATAGCTTCGACGCCGAAAACGAAGTCTCCGACGCCCGACAAGGTTGAAACGACTATTAAATCGAGCAGAAGTATCTCGCCGTTCTCGGTACGCAAAGTGAATCAGAATCCTATCGAGGAAGAGGATAAATGGAAGCCTAAGATCGATATGTTTGCGAACGACGACGAGGAGGAGCAGCAGACAAAGACCGACAACGACGACAAACAAAAAACAAAGTTGGAATTGTCAGACGACGATGACGATTACACGTTCGAGGACATTTACAAGGCGGCGGACAAAAATGTGATCGAAAATGAAAAAGCGAAGAAAAAGTCGCGAGCGTTTTCGAAATCGGCGTCGAACTCCCCGAGGTCGTGGACGCGATCTCGTTCGCGGTCACGGTCACGTTCTCCGGTGAGATCGAAAGACCTGACGAAAACTAACGATCCGAATGCAATTTTGAACGAGACTAAACGGTTGATTGCTAATATAATGGGGGATCTTCCAAACAAATACGTGCCAAAGTCGCATCTTGGAACTGAAAATATCGAACACAATATATCAAAGCCATTGGATCAAATGTCCAATACGTCAACGACTGCTGTGTCAAACTTTTACAATCAGGGTTATGTTCCAAATACTCAACAACCTTGTTCTCGTCCTCAGGGACCCCCGTTAAGTTACCCGAGCATATCGAATCAACAGTTCCAAAATTATCCGCAACAAGTTTACAGTGGTAATCAGGGTTACATGGACAATGGGTATAATTACCAAGGTTATAGTGGTCTAGCCAATCAAGGTCAGTATAGTGGACCGTCAATGGCGTCGAATCAATACCCGAATCAGCAAAACTATGGTGGATCACCGTACGGTGGACCGCCCGCGGGACACTCGTCGAGTTATTCTCAACAGCAACCGCAACAACAATACGGAAACTATGTGCAACAACAACGTTTTTATTGA
- the Klp68d gene encoding kinesin-like protein 68D: protein MDKSDNQLKTWKKKNMKSNASTEVMTQCVQVVVRCRPMDEKETTRGYTRVVDVFPSRGVVEIRHPRDDPSSDNVKVFTFDAVYDWNSSQLDLYEETVRPLVSSVLDGFNGTIFAYGQTGTGKTYTMEGTKNDYERRGVIPRSFEHIFNHIGRSENMQYLVRASYLEIYQEEIRDLLQPDQTLRFELKEKPDTGVFVKDLSTSVCKSASEIQQLMNTGNQNRTIGATNMNEHSSRSHAIFLVTIEMGSIGDTGGIRVGRLNLVDLAGSERQSKTGASGERLKEASKINLSLSALGNVISALVDGKTTHVPYRDSKLTRLLQDSLGGNSKTIMVANIGPASYNYDETLTTLRYANRAKNIKNKPRINEDPKDALLRQYQEEIGRLKEKLAQKGTVQRRKKKPKRKKEGEVVDSESETEDSRCEDNKIETDKKLIAEQLKAEKQETENLVLRIKDLESKMLCGGKNIIDHTNEQQRSLEQKAAEIAERKKREVEMQQKLEAEELTMVGVKETYTNLQQEVDVKSRKLRKCFTKLQVLKQELEDVTNDFNRDRRDLEQTQHELMKELKLKYLIIENFIPEEEKNKILSRIHLDEEEDCWIVKDPEPSSTDSIKRPTSIPGSRRPVSEYARIALAMGRGCRYAGENILNLDLDMPARTTLDYQGPVIAPTIQAVLEEALRDEGDIDVDASNAKLRSKPRLQSAKIRPKSVGKIQQIPPPIYPKTRGLVPK from the coding sequence ATGGATAAATCGGACAATCAACTGAAAACctggaaaaagaaaaatatgaagTCGAATGCGTCGACGGAGGTGATGACCCAGTGCGTCCAGGTCGTGGTACGGTGTCGACCGATGGACGAGAAGGAAACGACCCGTGGGTATACGCGCGTGGTAGACGTGTTTCCATCGAGGGGAGTGGTCGAGATTCGTCATCCTCGGGACGATCCATCCAGTGACAATGTGAAAGTCTTTACGTTCGACGCGGTTTACGACTGGAATTCCAGCCAACTGGACTTGTACGAGGAGACGGTCAGGCCGCTGGTGTCCTCCGTTCTCGACGGTTTCAACGGCACTATTTTCGCCTACGGGCAAACCGGCACCGGGAAAACGTACACCATGGAGGGCACGAAGAACGATTACGAGAGACGTGGCGTGATTCCACGGTCGTTCGAGCATATTTTTAATCACATAGGCAGATCCGAGAACATGCAGTACTTGGTGCGTGCCAGTTATCTGGAGATTTACCAGGAGGAGATTCGTGATCTCTTGCAGCCCGATCAGACTCTGCGGTTCGAGTTGAAGGAGAAACCGGACACGGGCGTGTTCGTCAAGGACCTGTCCACGTCGGTGTGCAAAAGTGCCTCGGAGATACAGCAGCTGATGAACACGGGCAACCAGAACAGAACGATCGGCGCGACGAACATGAACGAGCACAGCTCGAGGTCGCACGCGATATTTCTGGTCACCATAGAAATGGGATCTATCGGGGACACGGGTGGAATAAGAGTGGGTCGTTTGAACTTGGTGGACCTGGCTGGTAGCGAAAGACAGAGTAAAACCGGTGCATCCGGCGAGAGACTGAAGGAAGCTAGCAAGATCAACTTGAGCCTGTCGGCTCTGGGTAACGTGATCTCTGCTTTGGTGGATGGAAAGACCACTCACGTGCCGTACAGGGACTCTAAACTCACTAGGCTGTTGCAGGACTCTCTGGGTGGAAACTCTAAGACCATTATGGTAGCGAACATTGGCCCAGCCAGCTACAACTACGACGAGACTTTGACGACCTTGAGGTACGCGAATCGCGCCAAGAACATCAAGAACAAGCCGAGAATAAACGAGGATCCAAAGGACGCTCTATTGAGACAGTATCAAGAGGAGATCGGTCGACTGAAAGAGAAGCTGGCGCAGAAAGGTACGGTGCAGAGGCGGAAGAAGAAGCCGAAAAGGAAGAAGGAGGGCGAGGTTGTGGATTCGGAATCCGAAACAGAGGATAGTCGCTGCGAGGATAATAAAATCGAAACGGACAAGAAGCTGATAGCGGAACAGTTGAAAGCGGAGAAACAGGAGACGGAGAATCTCGTGTTGAGAATAAAAGATTTGGAGAGCAAGATGCTCTGTGGAGGCAAGAACATCATCGATCACACCAACGAGCAGCAAAGATCGTTGGAGCAGAAGGCGGCTGAGATTGCAGAACGAAAGAAACGGGAGGTGGAGATGCAGCAGAAACTCGAGGCTGAAGAGCTGACGATGGTGGGCGTGAAGGAAACGTACACGAACCTGCAACAAGAAGTGGACGTGAAGTCGAGGAAGCTTAGAAAGTGTTTCACCAAGTTGCAAGTCCTCAAGCAAGAACTCGAGGACGTGACCAACGATTTCAACAGGGACAGAAGGGACCTGGAGCAAACGCAACACGAGCTGATGAAGGAGCTGAAGTTGAAGTATCTTATAATTGAGAATTTCATTCCCGAGGAGGAGAAGAACAAAATACTGTCGAGGATTCATCTCGACGAGGAAGAAGACTGTTGGATAGTCAAGGACCCGGAGCCATCCAGTACAGACTCGATAAAGAGACCTACGTCGATTCCTGGCTCGCGTAGACCGGTTTCCGAATACGCACGAATCGCTTTGGCCATGGGAAGAGGTTGCCGTTACGCAggtgaaaatatattaaatttggaCCTTGACATGCCGGCGAGAACAACGCTGGACTACCAGGGACCAGTTATCGCGCCCACGATTCAAGCTGTCCTCGAGGAAGCTCTGCGCGACGAGGGTGACATAGACGTGGACGCTTCGAACGCAAAGCTCAGATCAAAGCCGCGGTTACAGTCCGCGAAGATACGACCTAAGAGCGTTGGTAAAATCCAACAGATTCCACcgcccatttacccaaagacgaGAGGACTCGTGCCGAAGtag